From one Halothece sp. PCC 7418 genomic stretch:
- a CDS encoding cache domain-containing protein yields the protein MIAWFPWLALTATSITAFLVYVSLRQRIVAPTLKQLDNVSDVKEEQLNRWFSNQKQMVLKSSQILSESPILAESLEAGEVSSQQSQQIETLLSDLDLFSRRYSVALLNHSSIIVYATDQSKQGQYQPIQNSSTYLSPNNLTQFVPNFYASSIDGVPMITFATPLINEEGERIGFLAVDLDLDALNQRVRQSPYSNNVPPEIRSALETYLVGRISPVENELVAQSQSSASSDQSINSFGIDRAILGRHSVFRSARQSVAWIYGVGLSLTAVISLFLYLIQPSIITITQSSQAVPYPQDHSSQQ from the coding sequence TTGATTGCATGGTTTCCTTGGCTTGCACTCACAGCAACCAGCATTACTGCTTTTCTGGTTTATGTTTCTTTGCGTCAGCGTATTGTTGCACCCACTTTGAAACAATTGGACAATGTTTCTGATGTGAAAGAAGAACAATTGAATCGATGGTTTAGCAATCAAAAACAGATGGTTCTAAAATCCTCTCAAATTCTCAGTGAATCTCCCATTCTTGCCGAGAGCTTGGAGGCAGGTGAGGTAAGTTCCCAACAATCTCAGCAAATAGAAACCCTTTTAAGCGATTTAGATTTATTTTCTCGCCGTTATTCGGTTGCACTATTGAATCATAGTAGTATTATTGTTTATGCCACAGATCAATCAAAACAAGGGCAATATCAACCCATTCAAAACAGTAGTACTTACCTCTCCCCTAATAACTTGACTCAGTTCGTTCCCAACTTCTATGCTTCTTCCATTGATGGTGTGCCCATGATTACGTTTGCCACTCCTCTCATCAATGAGGAAGGAGAACGCATTGGTTTTTTAGCAGTTGATTTGGATTTAGATGCATTGAACCAGCGCGTTCGTCAATCTCCTTACTCAAATAATGTTCCACCTGAAATCCGATCAGCATTAGAAACCTATTTAGTCGGTCGCATTTCTCCTGTGGAAAATGAATTGGTTGCTCAATCCCAATCATCCGCTTCATCTGATCAGAGCATTAATAGTTTTGGCATTGATCGCGCGATTCTTGGACGACATAGTGTTTTTCGCTCAGCAAGACAGTCTGTTGCTTGGATTTATGGTGTTGGTTTAAGTTTAACTGCTGTAATCTCACTATTTCTGTATCTGATTCAACCGAGCATCATCACGATTACTCAATCTTCACAAGCAGTTCCTTACCCACAGGATCATTCGTCACAGCAATAA
- a CDS encoding cache domain-containing protein, protein MKFLRKSLLFQLVGSFYLLSLVTVSIVAFTAYNRAKFYLTNSLFERLNVAVALRNYELEQWFNNQRREAILLAELPKTKTIVKQLNDTTEKEPEKSLDQFYERVVDLQPDIEEVSILTKGGIVLLSTNNDLEGTYLGLGNTTTYFERNESNVIPTIYQSPQTGQSTISLATPILDAQGNRKAVLAMTLNLDAIDNLIRERTGLGESGETYLVYRVGGENRLIAGQESVTELSDNTEEISSKGINLAMNGESDRGLYQNYKGVPVIGVYEWVERSGVALIAEMSQKEAFQPAVRLAREIIYIGIGVATLMLVLVYLLARQIAKPILTITTAAQDIENGKFILSGLKPIQSRLDELGHLATVFEQMADKVYEREEKLQQRVTELRIEIDHKKKAKQVKEIVETDFFQDLENKAKSLRKRNSSKSQSKSD, encoded by the coding sequence ATGAAATTTTTGCGAAAAAGTTTACTCTTTCAACTGGTTGGTTCTTTTTATTTACTGTCTTTAGTGACAGTTTCAATTGTTGCCTTTACCGCTTACAACCGAGCTAAATTTTATCTCACCAATTCTTTATTCGAGCGCCTTAATGTTGCCGTTGCGCTGAGGAACTATGAGTTAGAACAGTGGTTTAATAATCAACGTCGAGAAGCGATCTTACTTGCTGAGTTACCCAAGACAAAAACCATTGTCAAACAATTGAATGACACAACCGAGAAAGAACCTGAAAAATCTCTAGATCAGTTTTATGAGCGAGTGGTTGATCTGCAGCCTGACATTGAAGAAGTATCGATTCTAACGAAAGGGGGAATTGTTTTACTTTCCACCAATAATGACCTTGAAGGAACGTATTTGGGATTGGGGAATACAACAACCTATTTTGAACGAAATGAGTCCAATGTGATCCCAACCATTTATCAGTCTCCTCAAACTGGACAATCGACGATTTCTCTAGCAACCCCTATTTTAGATGCTCAGGGTAATCGTAAGGCAGTGCTGGCAATGACATTAAATTTAGATGCCATTGATAACTTGATTCGAGAACGAACGGGACTGGGAGAAAGTGGCGAAACGTATTTAGTGTATCGGGTTGGTGGTGAGAATCGCTTGATTGCAGGACAGGAATCGGTTACTGAGTTATCTGATAACACCGAGGAGATCAGTAGTAAGGGCATTAATTTAGCAATGAATGGCGAGAGCGATCGCGGGTTGTATCAAAATTATAAGGGAGTACCTGTGATTGGAGTCTATGAATGGGTGGAACGCAGTGGTGTTGCTTTAATTGCAGAAATGTCTCAAAAGGAAGCCTTTCAACCGGCGGTAAGATTAGCCCGAGAAATTATTTATATTGGCATTGGTGTCGCTACTTTAATGCTAGTGTTAGTGTATTTACTGGCTCGTCAAATTGCCAAACCGATTTTAACCATAACCACAGCAGCCCAAGACATTGAGAATGGAAAGTTTATATTATCAGGGCTGAAACCAATTCAATCCCGTTTAGATGAGTTGGGTCATTTAGCGACCGTCTTTGAGCAGATGGCGGATAAAGTTTACGAACGTGAGGAAAAGTTACAACAAAGAGTTACCGAACTCCGTATTGAAATTGACCACAAGAAAAAAGCCAAACAAGTCAAAGAGATTGTAGAAACAGATTTCTTTCAAGATTTAGAAAATAAAGCAAAATCCCTACGAAAACGTAATTCCTCAAAGAGTCAGTCCAAATCCGATTAA
- the leuS gene encoding leucine--tRNA ligase, giving the protein MVSASRYNPADIEPKWQQYWLETKADEADEDQSKPKFYALSMFPYPSGNLHMGHVRNYVITDVMARWRGMQGYRVLHPMGWDAFGLPAENAAIDRGVHPAQWTNQNIQQMKKQLQQLGLSLDWSREVATCSPDYYKWTQWIFLQFFQGGLAYQKESAVNWDPIDQTVLANEQVDGEGRSWRSGAKVERKLLKQWFLKITEYAEELLNDLEKLSGWPDRVKLMQENWIGKSVGAYLEFPIIGREDKIGVFTTRPDTVYGVTYVVLAPEHPLTPQVTTTDQKEAVEAFIEEVSNESELERTAEDKPKRGIPTGGKAVNPFTGEEIPILIADYVLYEYGTGAVMGVPAHDARDFQFASQNQLPIKQVIVPEGEDPSDKLENAYTEAGTMINSDGFNGMNSVEGKQAIIDYAEKQGWGKARIQYRLRDWLISRQRYWGAPIPIIHCPSCGAVPVPDEDLPVELPENVEFTGRGGSPLTQLESWLNVPCPSCGEPAKRETDTMDTFIDSSWYFLRYTDANNSEEVFDQDKVNDWMPVDQYVGGIEHAILHLLYSRFFTKVLRDRGLLNCDEPFQRLLTQGMVQGITYKNPQTGKYIPPQEVNADDPKDPNTGDELSVFFEKMSKSKYNGVDPLEVLDKYGADTARMFILFKAPPEKDLEWDSADVEGQFRFLNKVWRLVMEFVDRACEVQSKDNNNLSKEEKDLRRAIHTAIKSISEDLEGDYQFNTAVSELMKLNNALNEAKCKDSSVYQEGIEALVKLLAPFAPHLTEELWHALGNEDSVHHQTWLEADPDALTVDEINLVIQIKGKTRGTIPVPANASREELETYARESDAAQRYLEGKEVKKVIVVPGKLVNFVV; this is encoded by the coding sequence ATGGTAAGTGCATCCAGATATAACCCCGCCGACATCGAACCCAAATGGCAACAATACTGGTTAGAAACCAAAGCGGACGAAGCGGACGAAGACCAAAGTAAACCGAAATTTTACGCGCTTTCCATGTTTCCCTATCCCTCAGGAAACCTCCACATGGGTCATGTTCGCAACTATGTGATCACCGATGTTATGGCGCGATGGCGGGGGATGCAAGGATATCGGGTGCTTCATCCCATGGGCTGGGATGCGTTTGGTTTACCTGCGGAAAATGCAGCCATTGACCGTGGTGTTCATCCGGCACAATGGACAAATCAGAATATTCAGCAAATGAAAAAACAACTCCAGCAACTGGGGTTATCTTTAGACTGGAGTCGGGAAGTCGCTACTTGTTCCCCAGATTACTATAAATGGACGCAATGGATTTTTCTCCAGTTTTTCCAAGGGGGACTCGCCTATCAGAAAGAGTCGGCGGTAAACTGGGATCCAATTGATCAAACGGTTCTCGCCAATGAACAAGTCGATGGCGAAGGACGATCGTGGCGCAGTGGGGCGAAAGTGGAACGAAAACTTCTCAAACAGTGGTTTTTGAAAATTACGGAATATGCAGAAGAACTCCTCAATGATTTAGAAAAACTGTCTGGATGGCCCGATCGCGTGAAACTGATGCAAGAAAACTGGATCGGAAAATCGGTCGGGGCTTATCTGGAATTTCCGATCATCGGAAGAGAGGATAAAATTGGTGTCTTTACCACCCGTCCAGATACGGTTTATGGGGTGACTTATGTGGTTCTCGCACCTGAACACCCCCTCACCCCACAGGTCACGACAACTGACCAAAAAGAGGCGGTAGAAGCCTTTATTGAAGAAGTCAGTAATGAAAGCGAACTAGAACGCACCGCCGAAGATAAACCGAAACGCGGTATTCCCACAGGCGGAAAAGCGGTTAACCCCTTCACAGGTGAAGAAATCCCGATTTTAATCGCGGATTATGTTCTCTATGAATATGGAACCGGTGCCGTGATGGGAGTTCCCGCCCATGATGCGCGAGATTTTCAGTTTGCAAGCCAAAACCAGCTTCCCATTAAACAGGTGATTGTTCCCGAAGGAGAAGACCCCAGCGACAAGTTAGAAAACGCCTACACTGAAGCAGGAACAATGATTAATTCCGATGGGTTTAACGGGATGAACTCAGTGGAAGGGAAACAAGCCATTATTGACTATGCAGAAAAACAAGGTTGGGGAAAAGCCCGCATTCAGTACCGCCTGCGCGATTGGTTGATTTCTCGTCAACGCTATTGGGGTGCGCCTATTCCCATTATCCATTGTCCTAGTTGTGGGGCGGTTCCCGTACCTGATGAAGATTTACCCGTGGAACTTCCTGAAAACGTAGAATTTACAGGGCGTGGCGGGTCTCCTCTCACGCAACTGGAAAGCTGGTTAAATGTTCCTTGTCCTTCTTGTGGCGAACCCGCAAAACGAGAAACCGATACCATGGACACTTTTATTGATTCGTCTTGGTATTTCCTCCGCTACACGGATGCGAACAATAGCGAAGAGGTCTTTGATCAGGATAAGGTAAATGATTGGATGCCTGTGGATCAATATGTGGGGGGAATTGAACACGCTATCCTCCATTTATTGTACTCTCGTTTCTTTACGAAAGTCTTGCGCGATCGCGGACTTTTGAATTGTGACGAACCCTTCCAACGCTTACTCACTCAAGGAATGGTACAAGGGATTACTTATAAAAACCCTCAAACAGGAAAATACATCCCTCCCCAAGAGGTAAATGCGGATGATCCGAAAGACCCTAATACAGGGGATGAACTGTCGGTCTTCTTTGAGAAGATGTCGAAGTCAAAATATAACGGCGTTGATCCGTTAGAAGTTTTAGATAAATATGGCGCAGATACCGCACGAATGTTTATCTTATTCAAAGCCCCACCCGAAAAAGATTTAGAGTGGGATAGTGCAGATGTGGAAGGACAATTCCGCTTTTTGAATAAAGTGTGGCGGTTGGTGATGGAATTTGTCGATCGCGCTTGCGAAGTGCAATCAAAAGATAACAACAATCTCTCGAAAGAGGAAAAAGACTTACGCCGTGCAATTCATACCGCCATCAAATCGATTTCTGAAGACTTAGAGGGCGATTATCAGTTTAATACCGCAGTTTCTGAGTTAATGAAACTGAATAACGCGCTGAATGAGGCAAAATGCAAAGATTCTTCGGTTTATCAAGAAGGAATCGAAGCCTTAGTGAAATTACTTGCGCCCTTTGCTCCCCACCTCACAGAAGAATTGTGGCACGCCCTCGGAAATGAAGACTCGGTTCATCATCAAACTTGGTTAGAAGCTGATCCTGATGCGTTAACTGTCGATGAGATTAATTTGGTCATTCAAATTAAAGGAAAAACCCGTGGAACGATTCCCGTCCCCGCTAACGCCAGTCGTGAGGAGTTGGAAACCTATGCGCGGGAGTCTGATGCAGCCCAACGTTACTTAGAAGGAAAAGAGGTGAAAAAAGTGATTGTTGTTCCTGGAAAGTTAGTTAATTTTGTGGTTTAA
- a CDS encoding salt stress protein, Slr1339 family, with the protein MSQENSDSTDHLLNEVKSQFQQKSDTSDDHDRLADLKSQYQEKSQNKGSENSPLEELKSKFKTSSSESQESNEDLFADIKSRYQQQQKASSSQKSDSKTDELLGSLKAQHQTQKKEQYEDDYQRNREEILKAEQQKQKKRKYLTQKAQTWLETLDPYSEEGFWFEEFAEGYPSRLEAAVDYLAVLEDDSG; encoded by the coding sequence ATGTCTCAGGAAAATTCTGATTCCACCGATCATTTATTGAATGAGGTCAAATCTCAGTTTCAGCAAAAGTCTGATACAAGTGATGATCATGATCGGCTTGCTGATCTGAAGTCTCAGTATCAAGAAAAATCTCAGAATAAGGGGTCTGAAAACTCTCCTTTAGAAGAGCTAAAATCTAAATTCAAAACTTCATCTTCCGAGTCTCAAGAAAGTAACGAAGATTTATTTGCAGATATCAAATCTCGTTATCAGCAACAGCAAAAGGCTTCCTCTTCTCAAAAAAGTGATTCTAAAACAGATGAGTTGCTGGGGTCTTTGAAAGCACAACATCAAACCCAGAAAAAAGAGCAATACGAAGATGATTATCAGCGTAATCGCGAAGAAATATTAAAAGCAGAACAACAGAAACAGAAAAAACGGAAGTATTTAACTCAGAAAGCTCAAACTTGGCTGGAAACTCTTGATCCCTATTCCGAGGAGGGGTTTTGGTTTGAAGAGTTTGCGGAAGGTTATCCCTCTCGCTTAGAGGCTGCTGTGGATTATCTTGCGGTCTTAGAAGATGATTCGGGTTGA
- a CDS encoding TerD family protein, producing MGISLQKGQRVSLEKVSPGLEAVFVGLGWDVNQTDTGSDFDLDTSVFLLGEDEKLLSDNHLVFYNNLKSPDPDHSVEHMGDNLTGAGEGDDEVIIINLKKVPEDVQKITFVVTIYDAEKRGQNFGQVSNAFVRLVDVKTKEEVLRYDLTEDYSIETAMIMGELYKKDGQWRMSAVGEGYEGGLQTILNRYS from the coding sequence ATGGGAATTTCTTTACAGAAAGGACAACGGGTTTCGCTGGAAAAAGTTTCTCCTGGTTTAGAAGCTGTTTTTGTCGGTTTAGGTTGGGATGTCAATCAAACCGATACTGGAAGTGATTTTGATTTAGATACTTCCGTTTTTCTTCTCGGTGAAGATGAAAAACTCCTTTCCGATAACCATTTAGTTTTTTATAATAATCTGAAAAGTCCCGATCCTGATCATTCTGTAGAGCACATGGGGGATAACCTCACGGGTGCGGGAGAAGGAGATGATGAGGTCATTATTATTAATTTGAAAAAAGTTCCAGAAGACGTACAAAAAATTACCTTTGTGGTCACCATTTATGATGCAGAAAAGCGGGGACAAAATTTTGGACAAGTGAGCAATGCGTTTGTTCGTTTAGTGGATGTTAAAACAAAAGAAGAAGTGCTTCGCTATGACTTAACAGAAGACTATTCCATTGAAACGGCAATGATTATGGGAGAATTGTATAAGAAAGATGGACAATGGCGGATGAGTGCAGTGGGTGAAGGTTACGAAGGCGGATTACAGACTATTTTAAACCGCTATAGTTAA
- a CDS encoding substrate-binding domain-containing protein, with translation MTSTRANQQQKNTWISIAIILASLGISYIPLPGVKKTVVVVSGTELQDPLEALESQFEQAHPQINLELKFQGSQDMVNNYIDQKNEFDPTVLIPANGKILDQLEQRWSGDGEAFYETPSAIAKTMLVGVAWKDRGQILFPSGRFDWDRLENAMQQRNWGAIGGSPPWGSFDFIMTNPTRSNSGQLTLSLWAQSQTGESLSQALRQSETESLFALVKRSVYLPPRSTDILLQEFIARGPNDADVATVYESIALHRWEQAQTTRNQTYQIYYLDPTIETVSTAGIVRRNVDRRTADAAKTFIDFLRKPEQQAIFIQYGFRPAISGMDLSGVTNSPWGNNIPGAAVNPQNQVLSTPNAQDLAEIQRLWQRVVSN, from the coding sequence ATGACTTCGACTCGCGCCAATCAACAACAAAAGAATACTTGGATTTCGATCGCGATTATTCTGGCTTCTCTGGGAATCAGCTATATTCCCTTACCAGGTGTGAAGAAAACGGTCGTTGTCGTCAGTGGAACAGAATTACAAGACCCTCTAGAAGCCCTAGAAAGCCAATTTGAACAAGCCCATCCCCAAATTAATCTAGAATTAAAGTTTCAGGGATCGCAAGATATGGTCAACAACTACATTGACCAGAAAAATGAGTTTGACCCAACGGTGTTGATTCCCGCCAATGGTAAGATTCTAGACCAATTAGAACAACGTTGGTCGGGAGACGGGGAAGCCTTTTATGAAACCCCCAGCGCGATCGCGAAAACCATGCTGGTGGGGGTTGCTTGGAAAGATCGCGGACAGATTTTATTTCCCTCGGGGCGATTTGATTGGGATCGCTTAGAAAATGCGATGCAGCAACGGAATTGGGGCGCGATCGGCGGATCACCCCCATGGGGAAGTTTTGATTTTATTATGACCAATCCCACACGGTCTAACAGTGGTCAACTGACCCTGAGTTTATGGGCGCAGTCTCAAACGGGGGAGTCTCTATCCCAAGCATTACGACAATCAGAGACAGAATCCTTATTTGCATTAGTGAAACGGTCTGTTTATTTACCGCCTCGTTCAACAGATATTCTGCTACAAGAATTTATCGCTAGAGGACCCAATGATGCAGATGTCGCCACCGTTTACGAGAGTATTGCGTTACATCGGTGGGAACAAGCCCAAACCACCCGCAATCAAACTTACCAGATTTATTATCTCGATCCGACCATTGAAACTGTTTCCACTGCGGGAATCGTTCGTCGCAATGTTGATCGCAGAACCGCAGATGCAGCAAAAACGTTTATTGATTTTCTCAGAAAACCCGAACAACAAGCCATTTTTATTCAATATGGCTTTCGCCCTGCAATTTCTGGAATGGATCTCAGTGGAGTGACAAATAGCCCTTGGGGAAACAATATTCCAGGTGCAGCAGTCAATCCTCAAAATCAAGTTTTATCCACACCCAACGCCCAAGACTTAGCTGAGATTCAACGGTTATGGCAAAGAGTCGTTTCTAATTGA